The following are encoded together in the Panicum virgatum strain AP13 chromosome 6K, P.virgatum_v5, whole genome shotgun sequence genome:
- the LOC120711692 gene encoding uncharacterized protein LOC120711692 produces the protein MKKLLAKTRGLKMTMIRRAPFEAEVTTKDRENREWRYPVNLEKKTCSCRQWQISGLPCIHALFFISSLRGSAAEIDQYVDEYYSVAKFNATYAENVPSIESQYKWDIINPGFILHAPLQTRAPGRPKKTRIRSSAEGTGLGPRKRICKRCGELGHFASKCKNAVDPSFGEDQHWGAENAVEPENAVEPSRKKNAPKQRKKKEGEDTIAIVPLAEPSTLVAQQRKRKRGKEVVRPAEDGKSKRPVRSKKMRQILDL, from the exons TACTTGCAAAAACTAGAGGTTTGAAGATGACAATGATAAGGCGCGCACCATTTGAGGCAGAGGTGACAACCAAGGACAGAGAAAATAGGGAATGGAGGTACCCTGTAAACTTAGAAAAGAAGACATGTAGTTGTAGGCAATGGCAAATTTCTGGGTTGCCGTGCATCCATGCCCTGTTCTTCATTTCTTCATTGCGTGGTTCGGCTGCTGAAATCGACCAATATGTGGATGAGTATTATTCTGTCGCTAAGTTTAATGCAACATATGCTGAGAATGTTCCTTCTATTGAGTCACAGTATAAGTGGGACATCATTAATCCAGGATTCATTCTCCACGCTCCATTGCAGACAAGAGCACCAGGAAGGCCAAAGAAGACTAGAATAAGATCAAGTGCAGAGGGCACTGGACTTGGCCCTAGGAAGCGAATATGTAAAAGATGTGGAGAATTAGGACATTTTGCTAGCAAATGTAAAAATGCAGTTGATCCATCTTTTGGAGAAGATCAGCATTGGGGTGCAGAAAATGCAGTAGAGCCAGAAAATGCAGTAGAGCCCTCCAG GAAAAAGAATGCACCTAAGCAGAGGAAaaagaaggaaggagaagacacTATTGCTATAGTGCCACTAGCTGAGCCCTCCACTCTTGTTGCACAGCAGAG gaaaaggaagaggggaaAGGAGGTGGTACGCCCAGCTGAAGACGGGAAAAGCAAGCGTCCTGTCCGATCAAAGAAGATGAGGCAAATTCTGGATTTGTAA